The genomic interval AAGCATTCCCCTCCCCCTTGGCGGGGCTCGCCTTCACGCATCTATAAAGCGATTTCTCGACCGCTCGCCCGTCGGGCGCCGTCCCTTTGGCGGTTATGTAGATGATCACCACATCATCACTGATGCGCGTGAGGCTGGTGCCGAGCATTGATCGCAACAGGTCACGCCGATTGCGCAGGTTCAGGTCGTGCAGCAGGAACTGCATGTAGTCGAGGTGGCCCGGATAGCGCAGCGTTTTGAACGTAAAGTTCTTGATGCCCTGCCGCTGAAATGCGGTCAGGTCGCCAACCCCGCCCGAGGTCGTGAAGGCCTCGAGCGACATACCATCCAGCGTCAACGTCTCGTGCTGTTCCATAGGCGCGATCTGGACCACATTCCCGTCGCGGATTGCGGCCGCGGGATAGGCGTATTCATCGATCGCACTATCAAGATTCCAGCTGACACCATAGCCGAGGCGATCGACGCGAAAGCGCGGCAGGACGCCGACGCGAATGGTGAGGTCGGAGGCCATTCGCGTTTCGGCCAGCAGGCTTAGCGCCAGATTTTCGACCAAACCGGGGGAAAGGCCACAGCCGAGCATGACGCATCGCTCGGCTGCCAGCGCTTCGAGATTGCGACGGATATCTTCGTTGGGCTTGGAGAAGTCCAGAAAATGCACCTTTGCCCGGGTGGCCGCGTCGGCAACGCGCCCAGTCGAGCGATTTGGGACCGCCGAGACGCAAAGGTCCTGCCCATCGAGCAAGGCGAACAGTTCCTCGGCGTGCGAATAGCTGGCGAGCTGTATGCCTGTGCCTTCGGAATGAGCCTTTTCGAGCGCCTCTTCTGAAAGGTCGACCAAGGTGACCCGATAGGCAGGTGACGCGGCAAGTTCGCGAGCGAGCATGCTCCCGATCAGGCCAGCGCCGACAATGGTCACCTTAAAGACGGTCATGTGGTCTAGTTCCTGATCCGGGAGACAAAGTTGCGCAGACGTTCGTCCGACGGATTGTGGATGATGTCGGACGGGCTGCCCTCAGCCGCGATGCGTCCCTTGTCGAGGAACAGCACTCGGCTTGCCACATCGGCGGCAAAGGCCATTTCGTGGGTGACGATGGCCATGGTTATCCCCTCATCGGCCAGGGTCCGAATGACGTCGAGAACTTCGCCCACCAGTTCGGGATCGAGGGCGCTGGTGACCTCATCGAGAAGCAGCACGCCCGGCTGCATGGCGAGCGCCCGAGCGATTGCGACGCGCTGTTTTTGACCGCCAGATAGCTTGCTTGGGTAGCTGACATGTTTTTCAGCCAGCCCGACTAGGCCCAGAAAGTGCATGGCCAGATCCTTGGCTTCCGCCTTGGGCACGCGTTTTACGCTGACCGGGCCCTCGCACACATTCTGGAGGACGGTCATGTGCGGGAACAGATTGAAGTGCTGAAACACCATGCCGACATTGCGGCGCAGCGTGCCGATGCCGATCTGGTCGCCCCGATCGCGGAAGTTCGGCGTGACGGCGGCGCCCTGATACAGCACCTGGCCGCTGGTGGGTGTTTCCATCATGTTGAGGCAGCGCAGGAAGGTCGATTTTCCCGAACCCGAAGGCCCGATCATGGCGACGACCTCGCCGCGCTGAAGGTCGAGACTGAGGTTCTCGAAGACCTGCAGTTTGTGGAAATTCTTCGACAGCTTGACCGCCTGCAGCACAGGCACCGAGGAGGACTTTTCTGTGGCAATGGAGAGATCAGTCACTGTTGCGCATCCTCTTTTCGAGCAGGTCGGCCAGCTGAGTAACAGGCACCAGGATCGCCAGATAAAGCAGCGCCATGACAGTGTAGGACTCGAGCGGACGATAGGTCTGGCCGTTCACAACCGCCGCCATATAGGCAAGATCGGCGACTGACAGGACCGAGATAAGGGAGGTGTTCTTGAACTGGATAACCGACTGGTTGATGAACGACGGCAGCATGCGCTTGATGGCTTGAGGCGCAATTATGCGCCAGGTGGCCTGCATCGGGCTCATGCCAATGGCCGCCGCAGCTTCATGCTGTCCCTTGTCGATCGAGACGATGCCACCGCGGAAAATCTCAGCGTAGAATGCGCCGACGTAAAGCGACAGCGTCAGCATTGCCGCGAAGTGGTTATCGACATTGACGCCGATCAGCAGCGGAAACGCGTAGTAAAACCACAGCAACTGCACCAGCAAAGGCGTGCAGCGGAACAGTTCCTGATAGAGACGGGCGAAATAGCCAAGAAACCGCCACCGCGACAGGCGCGCGGCGCATGTGGCTATGCCAATGAGTACACCGAAGACAATCGAGCCGACTGTGTAGAGGACGGTGACCTGAAGGCCGAACCAAAAGAGGTCGATATTTTGCCAGATTGAGTGGAAATCCCAATTGTATGTCACTGCTTGGGTCCCTCCTTTTCTTGTTCTGCGCCAGTGGCTCGCATTGTGCCGCGAAGATCGCCCCGACTCCGCCCGAACGCCACAAAACCGCGGTCGGTGCTAGTGATTGTCAGGCAGACGATCAATGGGAACAATGCAAACCAACAGGCGCCGCTTAGCGAATTTCTTGAAAGCTGGCTTGGAAGCGACCGAGGGTCTGCACCAGTGCGGAACGGTTGGCATCGGACATCGCCACCATGGGAAGACGCATGTCAGGCGACGAAAAACCGGCATGGGCCAGCGCGGCTTTGACCGGACCTGGGTTCGCCTCAATGAACATTGCCGCAGTCAGCTCGGACAGCTGTTCGTGCAGCACCAGGGCGCGCGCGGTGTCGCCAGCTTGCCAGGCACGAACCAGATCGACCATGGCCTGGGGAGCATAGTTGGCAACGACGCTGGTCACTCCGACCGCGCCTGCAGACAGGAACGGCACCGTCAGAGCATCGTCGCCGGAGTGAATGACGAGCCGGTCGCCGCAGGCCAGACGCAGCTTGGTCACGCGATCCACCGAACCGCCCGCTTCCTTGATCGCCACAACGTTGGGACAGGTATCGAGAATTGCCTTGCAGGTCTCAGGAGCAATTTCGACGCCGCAACGACCGGGCACCGAGTAAAGCACAATCGGCAAGGACGTCGCCGCTGCAATAGCCTGGTAGTGAGCGATCAGGCCCGCTTGGCTGGGCTTGTTATAGTAGGGCGTGACCACGAGCAGCATATCGGCGCCAGCAGCCTCGGCCCGGATGGCTTTGGCAACGGCGGTGCGGGTGTCGTTGGCGCCGGCGCCGGCCATCACGACGCAACGCCCGGCGGCGAGCTTTACAGTCCGAGCGATAACTTCAGCGGCTTCGTCATCGCTCAATGTGGCTGCCTCGCCAGTGGTGCCGACGGGAACCAGACCGGCAATTCCGGCCGCCAACTGGCGTTCTACCAGAGCGTCAAAAGCCTCGTAGTCAACGGCGTCGCCTTTAAAGGGCGTCACGAGGGCGGTGAATACGCCCGTGAGTTGGGCTCTGTAATCGGTCATGATTTTACTCCTGTTTGAGTGAGTGTATCGGCAAGGTCGAACCGCCCATGAGTAGCGCCGGATTCGACAAGCCAGCGGGCAGCGGCAAGCGCACCCTCGGCGTAGGCAGCAAGTGTCTGAACCGAGCAGCGGAAGCTGATTTCGCCAGCGCTCATATCGAACCGGACGACTGTGTCGCCGACGACATTTGCCTCGCGTTGAACGACGATCTGCGGCAGGTCGACGGTAACGGTCGAAGCGGCCTGGCGGACGTCCTGCAGCAGCGTCGCCAATTGCTGGGAGGTGCCGGACGGCTCGGCCTTTTTGTTGATGTGATAGGTTTCGATGATGGTCGGATCGGCACTGGGTGTCTGGCGGGCGAATTGCAGAACGGCCAGCTTGAACGCCTCAAAACCGAAGGCGAAGTTCGGGCTCAGCAACAGCGCTCGGTGACGGGCATAGCTGGTGAACTTTGCGTGCTGGGTTGGCGGGAAGCCGGTGGTGCCGATCACCATTGGCAGCGCCTTACGGGCGGAGATTTCCTGGAGCCACAAGCTTGCTGCGGGAGTAGAAAAATCAACGATCACGTCGCAATAGCTGCGAAAATCCGCATCGGGTGTGCGGTACTCGATGCTGCCATTGGCGACCGGCGTGCCCAGCAAGCGTGACCCGGGGGAAACGAACGCTGCTGCCAGTTCCAAGCCCGGATCAGCCAAGACGGCCTCTACCAGTTTGAAGCCGACGCGCCCCGAGGCGCCCATAATTCCAACTCTCACTGTGTATCCCCCGATTGGTGCGTGGTGACGCCGACGGCTCAGTCGATGACCACTTTGGTTTCGGACATCTCGCGGATGGTGATGCGCACGCCCTCGCGGCCCAGGCCACTGCCCTTGGGGCCGCCAAATGGAACATGCTCGGCACGGAAATCTGGCCCTTCATTGATCATCACGCCGCCGACGATGAGATCGCGCGAGAAGGTCTTGATCAGTTCATGATCGTTGGTGAAAACCCCGGCCTGCAGGCCATAGACACCAGCATTGACCTCGGCGATGGCGGTTGCAGCATCGGTAAAGCTGCGCGCGGCAATAATGGGGCCGAAAGTCTCCTCTGCTATAACGGGCGCGTCGATGGCGACGTCGGCGAGGATCGTCGGCTGAAACAGAGTGTCATCATGCTGCCCGCCCACCAGAAGGCGCGCGCCAAGCGTGATCGATGCATCGACGCGGGCTTGCACCTGCTGCGCGGCAGCGAGGTCGATAACGGTGCCCATGTCCGTCGTGTCGGACGCTGGATCGCCGTAGGTCACGGCATTGACGGCAGCGACAAGCTTGTCGAGGAAAACCGCCTCGATGCTGTCGTGTAGATAGAGCTTCTTAGCTGCAGCGCAGCTCTGGCCGGCAATCTCGAAGCGATGGCCGATGACGGTCTGAACAGCCTTGTCCAGATCGGCATCGGGGAAGACGAATAGCGGATCGTTACCGCCCAACTCCATCAGGCACCGCACCAGACCTGTGGCATTCTTCAGCGCCAG from Devosia sp. 2618 carries:
- a CDS encoding saccharopine dehydrogenase C-terminal domain-containing protein, which gives rise to MTVFKVTIVGAGLIGSMLARELAASPAYRVTLVDLSEEALEKAHSEGTGIQLASYSHAEELFALLDGQDLCVSAVPNRSTGRVADAATRAKVHFLDFSKPNEDIRRNLEALAAERCVMLGCGLSPGLVENLALSLLAETRMASDLTIRVGVLPRFRVDRLGYGVSWNLDSAIDEYAYPAAAIRDGNVVQIAPMEQHETLTLDGMSLEAFTTSGGVGDLTAFQRQGIKNFTFKTLRYPGHLDYMQFLLHDLNLRNRRDLLRSMLGTSLTRISDDVVIIYITAKGTAPDGRAVEKSLYRCVKASPAKGEGNALAKLSSRYAAALIARLANGGLPNLGFVDHTGLADLGASSTADL
- a CDS encoding amino acid ABC transporter ATP-binding protein produces the protein MTDLSIATEKSSSVPVLQAVKLSKNFHKLQVFENLSLDLQRGEVVAMIGPSGSGKSTFLRCLNMMETPTSGQVLYQGAAVTPNFRDRGDQIGIGTLRRNVGMVFQHFNLFPHMTVLQNVCEGPVSVKRVPKAEAKDLAMHFLGLVGLAEKHVSYPSKLSGGQKQRVAIARALAMQPGVLLLDEVTSALDPELVGEVLDVIRTLADEGITMAIVTHEMAFAADVASRVLFLDKGRIAAEGSPSDIIHNPSDERLRNFVSRIRN
- a CDS encoding amino acid ABC transporter permease; this translates as MTYNWDFHSIWQNIDLFWFGLQVTVLYTVGSIVFGVLIGIATCAARLSRWRFLGYFARLYQELFRCTPLLVQLLWFYYAFPLLIGVNVDNHFAAMLTLSLYVGAFYAEIFRGGIVSIDKGQHEAAAAIGMSPMQATWRIIAPQAIKRMLPSFINQSVIQFKNTSLISVLSVADLAYMAAVVNGQTYRPLESYTVMALLYLAILVPVTQLADLLEKRMRNSD
- the dapA gene encoding 4-hydroxy-tetrahydrodipicolinate synthase, coding for MTDYRAQLTGVFTALVTPFKGDAVDYEAFDALVERQLAAGIAGLVPVGTTGEAATLSDDEAAEVIARTVKLAAGRCVVMAGAGANDTRTAVAKAIRAEAAGADMLLVVTPYYNKPSQAGLIAHYQAIAAATSLPIVLYSVPGRCGVEIAPETCKAILDTCPNVVAIKEAGGSVDRVTKLRLACGDRLVIHSGDDALTVPFLSAGAVGVTSVVANYAPQAMVDLVRAWQAGDTARALVLHEQLSELTAAMFIEANPGPVKAALAHAGFSSPDMRLPMVAMSDANRSALVQTLGRFQASFQEIR
- a CDS encoding dihydrodipicolinate reductase C-terminal domain-containing protein, which codes for MRVGIMGASGRVGFKLVEAVLADPGLELAAAFVSPGSRLLGTPVANGSIEYRTPDADFRSYCDVIVDFSTPAASLWLQEISARKALPMVIGTTGFPPTQHAKFTSYARHRALLLSPNFAFGFEAFKLAVLQFARQTPSADPTIIETYHINKKAEPSGTSQQLATLLQDVRQAASTVTVDLPQIVVQREANVVGDTVVRFDMSAGEISFRCSVQTLAAYAEGALAAARWLVESGATHGRFDLADTLTQTGVKS
- a CDS encoding aldehyde dehydrogenase family protein yields the protein MNHVHHASLSARTSFDVINPFSGQLVGQLALSSTSEVNAAVARATIAQRDFRRSTPAVRRALLNALAEQIALDQDNLALIISSEMGKTIREARNEVRRAQNTLKLSGDAATFLEGQAVQCAIVEGGADKIATITYEPVGVIGAITPFNYPLNLLCHKLGPAIAAGNAVVAKPSPKAPLAAARLVELAAKAGFPEGLFQMVHGGADIALALARSPINLLSFTGGTAAGLALKNATGLVRCLMELGGNDPLFVFPDADLDKAVQTVIGHRFEIAGQSCAAAKKLYLHDSIEAVFLDKLVAAVNAVTYGDPASDTTDMGTVIDLAAAQQVQARVDASITLGARLLVGGQHDDTLFQPTILADVAIDAPVIAEETFGPIIAARSFTDAATAIAEVNAGVYGLQAGVFTNDHELIKTFSRDLIVGGVMINEGPDFRAEHVPFGGPKGSGLGREGVRITIREMSETKVVID